Proteins from a genomic interval of Cyprinus carpio isolate SPL01 chromosome A21, ASM1834038v1, whole genome shotgun sequence:
- the LOC109103873 gene encoding calcium/calmodulin-dependent protein kinase kinase 2-like isoform X3: MLCLRRTFPFLHSLQWLQVCKLERVCKDCVQLNQYKLKDEIGKGSYGVVKLAYNEDDNTYYAMKVLSKKRLMRQAGFPRRPPPRGAKLAPEGPPQPKGPLERVYQEIAILKKLDHPNVVKLVEVLDDPSEDHLYMVFELVKRGAVMEVPTDKPLDEDQARFYFQDLLRKIEYLHYQKIIHRDIKPSNLLVGEDGHVKIADFGVSNQFEGADALLTSTVGTPAFLAPETLSETRKNFSGKALDVWAMGVTLYCFIFGVCPFMDERILSLHQKIKTQPVELPENADISDDLKNLLLKMLDKNPETRITVPQIKVHPWVTRHGAEPLPPEDDNCCSLIEVTEEEVENSVKHIPSLATVILVRTMLRKRSFGNPFDWGRREDRSPAAPGLTLSKGRAGSLKYCRNLGTPRKQESEEGMRSMDLPFVGEDEVLS; this comes from the exons GGCTCCTATGGAGTTGTCAAGCTGGCGTACAATGAAGACGACAACACATACTAC GCCATGAAAGTGCTGTCCAAGAAACGCCTGATGAGGCAGGCTGGGTTCCCGC GCAGACCTCCTCCTCGTGGGGCAAAATTGGCCCCTGAGGGCCCTCCTCAGCCCAAAGGCCCTCTGGAGCGTGTTTACCAGGAGATAGCCATCCTCAAGAAGCTTGATCACCCTAATGTGGTTAAGCTTGTGGAG GTGCTGGATGATCCAAGTGAGGACCATCTGTACATGG TATTTGAGCTTGTCAAACGAGG AGCAGTGATGGAGGTTCCTACTGATAAGCCCCTGGATGAGGACCAGGCACGCTTCTACTTCCAGGACTTGCTGAGAAAAATAGAATATT TACATTATCAGAAAATCATTCATCGGGACATCAAGCCTTCCAACCTGCTTGTGGGAGAAGATGGCCATGTTAAAATAGCAGATTTTGGAGTCAGTAACCAGTTTGAGGGAGCAGACGCCCTCCTGACCAGCACAGTTGGGACACCAGCATTTCTCGCCCCAGAGACCCTCTCAGAGACCCGCAAGAACTTCTCCGGAAAG GCTCTGGATGTGTGGGCGATGGGAGTCACCTTGTACTGTTTTATCTTTGGAGTG TGTCCGTTTATGGATGAGCGCATTTTGAGCCTCCATCAGAAGATCAAGACCCAACCAGTGGAGCTTCCTGAGAA CGCGGACATATCAGATGACTTAAAGAACCTTCTTCTTAAAATGTTGGACAAGAATCCTGAAACCAGAATTACCGTCCCACAAATCAAG gtgCACCCATGGGTGACGCGGCATGGCGCTGAGCCCCTCCCCCCTGAGGACGACAACTGCTGCAGCCTGATAGAAGTGACAGAGGAGGAGGTGGAAAACTCTGTCAAGCACATCCCCAGCCTGGCCACCGTG ATCTTGGTTAGGACTATGCTGCGCAAACGTTCTTTTGGGAACCCGTTTGATTGGGGCCGCAGGGAAGACAGGAGTCCCGCCGCACCAGGACTCACGCTATC AAAAGGGAGAGCAGGGAGTTTGAAATACTGCCGCAATCTTGGTACCCCCAG GAAACAAGAGAGCGAGGAAGGCATGCGGAGCATGGACCTGCCCTTCGTGGGCGAGGATGAAGTTCTTTCCTGA